A section of the Virgibacillus sp. NKC19-3 genome encodes:
- a CDS encoding glycosyltransferase family 4 protein yields MSSNKVLILVNHDVVIYNFRLELVERLLSEGYEVYISSPYGERIDDLVKMGCHYIEADVNRHGLNLLQEWKLLRYYKRIMEDNRPDIVLTYTIKPNIYGGMAAKSLKIPYIANITGLGTAMENGGLIQKVSVALYKIAFKNISKVFFQNKENQQFFIDRNIAIRKHEIVPGSGVNLNHFSLLEYPKNSTVEFIFISRVMKEKGIDQYLKAAEHIRKKYPYTRFHILGFCEENYNETLKRLHNNNIIQYHGMQRDVRKFLGKSHCTIHPTFYPEGMSNVLLESTASGRPIITTDRSGCREIVDDGVNGYIVEQENSSDLIEKIEIFLSHSHKKMAKMGLEGRRKMEREFDRQIVVNAYMEEIRKITK; encoded by the coding sequence TTGAGTTCAAATAAAGTACTTATATTGGTCAATCATGATGTCGTCATATACAACTTCAGACTCGAATTAGTCGAACGTTTATTAAGTGAAGGCTATGAAGTTTATATATCTTCACCGTATGGTGAAAGAATCGATGATTTGGTCAAAATGGGATGTCATTATATAGAAGCAGATGTAAATAGGCATGGGTTGAATCTTCTTCAAGAATGGAAGCTTCTTAGGTATTATAAAAGGATTATGGAGGATAACAGACCGGATATCGTGCTGACTTATACAATCAAGCCAAATATATATGGTGGCATGGCAGCAAAAAGTTTAAAGATACCGTATATTGCAAACATTACAGGTCTAGGGACAGCTATGGAAAATGGAGGTTTAATTCAAAAAGTGTCGGTTGCCCTATATAAAATAGCTTTTAAAAATATTTCCAAAGTCTTTTTTCAGAACAAGGAAAATCAGCAATTTTTTATTGATCGCAATATAGCTATTAGGAAGCATGAAATAGTCCCAGGTTCAGGGGTTAATCTAAATCATTTTTCCTTATTAGAGTATCCGAAGAATTCGACAGTCGAATTCATTTTTATTTCAAGAGTCATGAAGGAAAAAGGTATCGATCAATATCTAAAAGCTGCCGAACATATTAGAAAAAAATATCCCTATACTCGTTTTCATATCTTGGGTTTTTGTGAAGAGAATTATAATGAAACATTAAAAAGGTTACATAACAATAACATTATTCAGTATCATGGGATGCAAAGGGATGTAAGAAAGTTTTTAGGCAAGTCACATTGCACTATTCATCCGACGTTCTATCCTGAAGGCATGTCCAATGTCTTGTTGGAAAGTACAGCAAGTGGGCGACCGATCATTACAACTGATCGTAGTGGTTGCAGGGAAATTGTTGACGATGGTGTGAACGGTTATATTGTTGAACAAGAAAATAGTAGTGATCTTATAGAGAAAATTGAGATATTTTTGAGTCATTCTCACAAGAAAATGGCAAAAATGGGTTTAGAAGGTAGAAGAAAAATGGAAAGAGAATTTGATCGTCAGATTGTCGTTAATGCTTATATGGAGGAAATACGGAAAATCACCAAATAG
- a CDS encoding NAD-dependent epimerase/dehydratase family protein yields MKYILITGVNSYVGNSLEAWLAKDPDSYSIDKISLRDDAWREMDFSQYDTVVHVAGIAHVSKDTKMEEKYYQINRDLTIEVAKKAKADGVTQFIFMSSIIVYGEAAGKNGVIDENTIPKPRDFYGNSKLQAEKGIDPLSDEAFKVVIIRPPMIYGKGSKGNYPKLAKAAQKLLIFPDIDNQRSMLHIDNLCEFMRLMIDNEESGLFFPQNKEYVKTSEMVKLISEVHGKNIKLVKLFNPALRLMLQKVVIVNKVFGNLFYDKKISQYKESYRIRDLKSSIQYTESRE; encoded by the coding sequence GTGAAATATATATTGATCACAGGCGTTAACAGTTATGTTGGCAATAGTTTGGAAGCGTGGCTGGCAAAGGATCCAGATAGCTATTCTATAGATAAAATTAGCTTGAGAGATGATGCTTGGAGAGAGATGGATTTTTCTCAGTATGATACAGTTGTTCATGTTGCTGGGATTGCTCATGTTTCTAAAGATACCAAGATGGAGGAAAAATATTATCAGATCAATCGTGACCTAACGATTGAAGTAGCAAAAAAGGCTAAAGCAGATGGTGTTACACAGTTCATTTTCATGAGCAGCATCATTGTGTATGGGGAAGCTGCAGGTAAAAATGGCGTTATTGATGAAAATACCATTCCTAAGCCTCGTGATTTTTACGGGAATAGTAAACTGCAGGCTGAAAAGGGAATTGATCCTTTAAGTGACGAGGCGTTTAAAGTGGTTATCATCAGGCCGCCAATGATATATGGCAAGGGATCGAAAGGTAATTATCCAAAACTAGCAAAAGCAGCCCAAAAGCTTCTGATCTTTCCTGATATTGATAATCAACGGAGTATGTTACATATTGATAATCTTTGTGAGTTCATGAGACTTATGATTGATAATGAGGAAAGCGGCTTGTTTTTTCCTCAGAACAAGGAGTATGTTAAAACGAGTGAAATGGTTAAATTGATTTCGGAAGTGCATGGAAAAAATATAAAACTTGTAAAACTATTTAATCCAGCGTTGCGTTTGATGTTGCAAAAGGTTGTTATTGTTAATAAGGTGTTTGGAAATTTGTTCTATGACAAAAAAATAAGTCAATATAAAGAAAGCTATCGAATAAGAGATTTAAAAAGTTCGATACAGTATACTGAAAGCAGGGAATAA
- a CDS encoding sugar transferase, producing MYLRMKRIIDIVLSLLGLIVLSPVFLILIIGIKLDSKGPVLFKQKRVGINKTHFSLLKFRTMKIDTPKDTPTHLLKDPTIYITKMGKFLRKTSLDELPQILNILSGRMSIIGPRPALWNQYDLIEERDKYGANDILPGLTGWAQIKGRDELPIDVKAQLDGEYVKSIGFWFDVKCFIGTFISVVKSDGVVEGGTGAKGGEEAASDKETVSK from the coding sequence ATGTACTTAAGAATGAAACGAATCATAGATATTGTACTCTCGTTACTTGGCCTGATTGTATTATCACCCGTTTTTCTGATTCTTATTATTGGTATAAAGCTTGATTCCAAAGGGCCGGTCTTATTCAAACAAAAAAGGGTTGGAATAAATAAAACGCACTTTAGTCTATTGAAATTCCGTACCATGAAGATTGATACACCCAAAGATACACCAACTCATTTATTAAAAGACCCAACTATATACATTACCAAAATGGGCAAATTCTTAAGAAAAACATCGCTTGATGAATTGCCCCAGATCCTGAATATTCTTTCCGGCCGCATGAGTATCATCGGCCCTAGACCGGCATTGTGGAATCAATATGATTTAATTGAAGAAAGAGACAAATACGGTGCGAATGATATATTACCAGGTCTAACTGGTTGGGCGCAGATTAAGGGAAGAGACGAACTTCCTATTGATGTGAAAGCTCAGCTGGATGGCGAATATGTGAAAAGTATCGGCTTCTGGTTCGATGTAAAATGCTTTATTGGAACATTTATTAGTGTCGTAAAAAGTGATGGTGTCGTCGAGGGTGGAACAGGAGCAAAGGGTGGCGAAGAAGCTGCAAGTGACAAGGAGACTGTATCAAAGTGA
- the galU gene encoding UTP--glucose-1-phosphate uridylyltransferase GalU, with translation MKTVKKAIIPAAGLGTRFLPVTKAMPKEMLPIVDKPTIQYIVEEAIESGIEDIIIVTGKGKRAIEDHFDHNVELEETLMKKEKYDLLEKVNYASNVDLHFIRQKEPQGLGHAVWCARKFIGDEPFAVLLGDDIVKAETPGLRQLIEQYEETESSVVGVQQVPKEETHRYGIVDPSTMEGRRYQVKDFVEKPKPGTAPSNLAIMGRYVFTPEIFHYLEKHQIGAGGEIQLTDAIQQLNDLQKVYAYDFEGKRYDVGEKLGFIRTNLEFALQNEEIGEQVAELVNQLAAEQKVRS, from the coding sequence GTGAAAACAGTGAAAAAGGCGATTATCCCGGCAGCTGGCTTGGGCACCAGATTTCTGCCAGTAACCAAAGCCATGCCGAAAGAAATGTTGCCCATTGTAGATAAGCCGACGATCCAATATATTGTGGAAGAAGCGATTGAATCCGGTATTGAGGATATTATTATTGTTACCGGGAAGGGGAAGCGTGCGATTGAGGACCATTTTGATCATAACGTCGAATTAGAAGAAACCCTTATGAAAAAAGAGAAGTACGATCTACTAGAAAAGGTGAATTACGCCTCTAACGTCGATCTTCACTTTATTCGGCAAAAAGAACCACAAGGACTCGGCCATGCTGTATGGTGTGCCCGTAAGTTTATTGGAGATGAACCATTTGCCGTATTACTAGGGGATGATATTGTCAAAGCGGAAACACCCGGGCTCCGCCAATTAATCGAGCAATATGAAGAAACCGAGAGTTCCGTTGTCGGTGTGCAACAAGTACCGAAAGAGGAAACCCATCGATATGGGATTGTCGATCCAAGTACGATGGAAGGCAGACGCTATCAAGTCAAAGACTTCGTGGAAAAGCCAAAACCGGGAACTGCTCCTTCTAATCTGGCAATCATGGGACGTTACGTGTTCACGCCGGAAATCTTCCATTATCTAGAAAAGCATCAAATCGGTGCAGGGGGCGAGATTCAGCTAACAGATGCGATTCAGCAATTGAATGACTTGCAAAAGGTCTATGCGTATGACTTTGAAGGCAAACGCTATGATGTTGGCGAGAAGTTAGGTTTCATTCGAACGAATTTGGAGTTTGCTTTGCAAAATGAGGAAATAGGGGAGCAAGTAGCAGAATTGGTTAATCAGTTGGCTGCGGAACAAAAGGTGAGAAGTTAA
- a CDS encoding polysaccharide biosynthesis protein, whose amino-acid sequence MNYRKRLTLLIILDSIIVSTAIFIASWIVYPFTYELNMSAIVISAVALLIFHHLFAALYKLYNKVWAYASVGELVSIVQAVTLSVVAAGIIMYFVNDFALYKRALIVTWMLHIILIGGSRFMWRIYRDRYITKRTKQKRTLIVGAGSAGAMIARQLKNENNADLLPVAFVDDSERKQKMQLYNLSVLGKVKDIPKIALNMNIEHIVIAIPSLRNGALEKIIGQCNKTKAKVQMIPKIEDLMTGKVSVSHLKNVEVEDLLGREPVELDINAISDYVTGTTVMVTGAGGSIGSEITRQLMRFTPAKILLVGHGEFSIYTIHMELKQKYGDTETDIIPIIADVQDHQRIFDIVDSHQPAIIYHAAAHKHVPLMEANAHEAVKNNIIGTKNVAEAADTFGISKFVLVSTDKAVNPTNVMGATKRIAEMVVQDLASRSKTKFVAVRFGNVLGSRGSVIPLFKKQIEKGGPVTVTDPNMTRYFMTIPEASRLVIQAGTLAKGGEIFVLDMGEPVKIVDLARNLIKLSGYTEKEIPIQFAGIRPGEKLYEELLGEDEVLPGEVYEKIYVGRTVEVDPGVLVDLIAQFHNYTQEDLKDALMKIVYAERTAMAVQGS is encoded by the coding sequence ATGAATTATCGAAAGCGGCTGACTCTACTAATCATTCTCGATTCTATCATCGTCAGCACCGCTATATTTATCGCTTCCTGGATTGTGTACCCATTCACATATGAGTTGAACATGAGCGCCATTGTTATTAGCGCGGTAGCACTATTAATCTTTCATCATTTATTCGCGGCGCTATACAAGCTCTATAATAAGGTGTGGGCTTATGCGAGTGTGGGCGAATTAGTCTCGATTGTCCAAGCCGTTACTTTATCGGTCGTGGCTGCAGGAATTATCATGTACTTCGTCAATGACTTCGCATTATACAAGCGAGCGCTCATCGTAACCTGGATGCTACATATTATCCTTATTGGCGGATCGCGCTTTATGTGGCGCATTTACCGGGACAGATACATAACGAAAAGAACGAAACAAAAACGCACGCTCATCGTAGGTGCAGGCTCAGCTGGTGCCATGATCGCCCGGCAACTGAAAAATGAAAATAATGCCGACTTGCTCCCAGTCGCATTTGTCGACGATAGTGAACGCAAACAGAAAATGCAATTATATAATTTATCCGTCTTAGGAAAAGTCAAGGACATCCCGAAGATTGCCTTAAACATGAATATCGAGCATATTGTCATCGCCATTCCGTCCTTGCGTAATGGCGCACTTGAGAAAATTATCGGACAATGTAATAAAACAAAAGCCAAGGTGCAAATGATCCCGAAAATTGAAGATCTGATGACGGGGAAGGTATCTGTCAGCCACTTGAAAAATGTCGAAGTGGAAGATCTGCTCGGACGTGAACCAGTCGAACTCGATATTAATGCGATATCCGATTACGTTACAGGGACAACCGTCATGGTAACTGGTGCAGGCGGATCGATTGGCTCAGAAATAACAAGACAGCTCATGCGCTTCACACCGGCGAAAATCTTGCTCGTCGGCCACGGGGAATTCAGCATTTATACGATTCATATGGAACTGAAGCAAAAATATGGTGACACCGAAACCGACATTATTCCCATCATCGCTGATGTGCAGGATCACCAGCGAATTTTTGACATTGTAGACAGCCATCAGCCGGCGATTATTTACCATGCGGCAGCACATAAGCATGTTCCGTTAATGGAAGCCAATGCGCATGAAGCTGTGAAAAACAATATCATCGGTACGAAAAATGTCGCAGAAGCTGCGGATACATTCGGGATAAGCAAATTTGTGCTTGTATCGACAGACAAAGCTGTTAATCCGACAAATGTCATGGGCGCCACCAAACGCATCGCAGAAATGGTGGTTCAAGATCTGGCGAGCCGCAGCAAAACAAAATTCGTTGCGGTGAGATTTGGCAATGTGCTCGGCAGTCGCGGCAGTGTTATTCCGCTATTTAAAAAACAAATTGAAAAGGGCGGTCCGGTCACCGTAACCGATCCAAACATGACGCGCTATTTCATGACGATTCCGGAAGCATCTCGACTCGTTATCCAGGCAGGGACACTTGCCAAAGGCGGCGAAATCTTCGTTCTGGATATGGGCGAACCGGTCAAAATTGTTGACCTAGCCCGCAACCTTATTAAACTATCGGGCTACACAGAGAAAGAGATTCCGATCCAATTCGCAGGCATTCGTCCTGGCGAGAAATTGTATGAAGAACTCCTTGGAGAAGATGAAGTGCTGCCCGGTGAAGTTTATGAAAAAATTTATGTTGGACGGACGGTCGAGGTTGACCCGGGCGTGCTCGTTGACTTGATTGCGCAGTTTCATAATTACACGCAGGAAGATTTGAAAGATGCCTTGATGAAGATTGTTTATGCGGAACGGACCGCAATGGCTGTGCAGGGGTCGTAA
- a CDS encoding response regulator transcription factor has protein sequence MISVLLVEDQRLFAEGVRALIERVDDMEVVGTATDGKEAVQFMSQSEADVILMDIYMPRVNGILATTHLKDNYPGVKIVLLTSFADEDLVVAGMVWGADGFLSKKLDATRLIQSIRNAYDDQVVISGEAARILAKKIQGFKYGRKQLLERELDKQHIHLGERELDIAYLIMKEMTNKHIAQQLFLSEGTIKNYISDIYHKVNIHNRKDVIAYLRGLLPYNA, from the coding sequence ATGATAAGCGTTTTACTCGTCGAGGATCAGCGCCTATTCGCGGAGGGGGTCCGTGCGTTAATAGAGCGTGTTGACGATATGGAGGTGGTTGGAACAGCAACAGATGGGAAGGAAGCTGTACAATTCATGAGTCAATCGGAGGCTGATGTTATCTTAATGGATATTTACATGCCTCGGGTTAATGGAATACTTGCGACCACGCATCTTAAAGATAATTATCCAGGTGTGAAAATTGTCTTATTGACCTCATTTGCGGATGAGGATTTAGTAGTGGCGGGAATGGTCTGGGGTGCAGATGGTTTTCTATCAAAAAAATTGGACGCCACTAGGTTGATTCAATCGATTCGTAACGCCTACGATGATCAGGTTGTCATATCCGGTGAAGCAGCACGTATATTGGCGAAAAAGATACAGGGATTTAAATATGGCAGAAAGCAGTTGCTCGAGCGGGAACTCGACAAACAGCATATTCACTTGGGCGAAAGGGAGCTTGATATTGCCTATCTCATCATGAAAGAAATGACCAATAAACATATTGCCCAACAGCTTTTCCTTAGTGAAGGTACGATAAAAAATTATATCAGTGACATTTACCATAAAGTCAATATACATAATCGAAAAGATGTTATCGCCTATTTACGTGGATTGCTTCCGTACAATGCGTGA
- a CDS encoding tyrosine-protein phosphatase encodes MIDIHSHILPGVDDGAKTESDSIAMAKAAMDDGIDTIIATPHHRNGQFENDRQMIQTNVSILNDLFAKEDIPLTVLAGQEVRMNGDMIEDIRNGELLALNDTKYLFVEFPSDHVPRYANQLLFDIQVEGFIPVIVHPERNRELLEHPSRLYDFVRKGALTQVTAGSVVGKFGKSIQKYSDQLIEANQTHFIASDAHNTTTRGFVMKDAFEHVKHNHGNDYVAMFMENSQLLVANMNVNRMEPEGIRKKKFLGLF; translated from the coding sequence ATGATCGATATTCATAGTCATATCCTGCCCGGTGTTGATGACGGGGCAAAGACGGAATCAGATAGTATTGCAATGGCAAAAGCCGCCATGGATGATGGCATTGATACCATCATCGCAACCCCGCATCATCGAAATGGGCAATTTGAAAACGATCGACAAATGATCCAAACCAATGTATCTATTTTAAATGACCTCTTTGCGAAAGAGGATATCCCGCTCACGGTGCTAGCCGGCCAAGAAGTACGGATGAATGGCGACATGATCGAAGACATTCGTAACGGAGAACTTCTTGCACTAAATGACACGAAGTATCTTTTTGTGGAATTCCCGTCCGACCATGTGCCTAGATACGCCAATCAATTATTGTTTGATATCCAAGTGGAAGGTTTTATTCCGGTTATTGTGCATCCAGAACGGAACCGCGAACTTCTCGAGCATCCGTCACGCCTGTATGATTTTGTGCGAAAAGGGGCACTTACACAAGTCACTGCCGGAAGTGTGGTTGGTAAATTTGGGAAAAGCATTCAGAAATATTCAGATCAACTGATTGAAGCGAACCAGACACATTTTATTGCATCGGATGCGCATAACACAACCACACGCGGATTCGTTATGAAAGATGCCTTTGAGCATGTGAAACATAATCATGGCAACGACTATGTTGCTATGTTTATGGAAAACAGCCAACTGTTAGTGGCCAACATGAACGTGAATCGAATGGAGCCTGAAGGAATTCGGAAAAAGAAATTTTTGGGATTATTTTAG
- a CDS encoding tyrosine-protein phosphatase produces the protein MAFVNGKLKHEQIPLTILSGQETRVYGDMVADLKAGDIMPLNVTSNYVFVELPDDHVPHYFTKLQFDMQIAGYLPIIVHPERNKEIRANPDVLYHLVANGALTQVTAASVAGKYGRKVQKFTNRLIDAKLTHFIASDAHDPHNRTFYMKDAYHVVHKQFGAEKVFQLMQHSEAVLDELTITVDPPGRIKGRKVIRG, from the coding sequence GTGGCATTTGTCAATGGAAAATTAAAGCATGAGCAAATCCCGCTCACCATCCTATCCGGGCAGGAGACACGTGTTTATGGTGATATGGTAGCAGATTTGAAGGCGGGCGACATTATGCCGCTTAACGTGACGAGTAATTATGTATTTGTAGAATTGCCGGATGATCACGTGCCACATTACTTTACCAAGCTCCAATTTGATATGCAAATTGCCGGATACCTGCCGATCATCGTGCATCCGGAGCGGAATAAAGAAATCAGGGCAAATCCCGATGTACTTTATCATCTTGTAGCAAATGGCGCATTGACTCAAGTCACTGCCGCAAGTGTTGCTGGAAAATACGGCAGGAAAGTACAGAAATTCACGAATCGACTTATTGATGCGAAGCTTACCCATTTCATTGCCTCAGACGCCCATGATCCGCATAATCGCACTTTTTACATGAAGGATGCGTACCACGTGGTACATAAGCAATTCGGTGCGGAAAAAGTTTTCCAACTCATGCAACATAGTGAAGCAGTGCTGGACGAACTAACAATTACGGTGGACCCACCAGGCCGAATAAAGGGACGGAAAGTGATCCGTGGCTAG
- a CDS encoding CpsB/CapC family capsule biosynthesis tyrosine phosphatase produces MIDIHCHLLPGIDDGSKSLPQTLKMAEQAVEEGITHIIATPHHKDGAYTNTGEAIQGQWHLSMEN; encoded by the coding sequence ATGATTGATATTCATTGCCATCTGTTACCCGGAATAGATGATGGTTCGAAATCCCTGCCCCAGACACTGAAAATGGCGGAGCAGGCCGTAGAAGAGGGGATTACGCATATTATCGCTACACCACATCACAAGGATGGAGCTTATACAAATACCGGCGAAGCTATCCAGGGGCAGTGGCATTTGTCAATGGAAAATTAA
- a CDS encoding CpsD/CapB family tyrosine-protein kinase: MARKKNQSKSNKVRHLITKLNPKSPVSEQYRTVRTNLQFAQVDDNLQSMIVTSSGPGEGKSMTTANLAVVYAQQGKKILLIDADLRKPTVHYTFRLDNLRGLSNILVGENSLQETANRSDVDNLDVISCGPIPPNPSELLGSQKMQTLLKEATMSYDLVIFDTPPVLAVTDAQILADMVDGSLLVIRSNFTEIEEATKAKEALEPAHAKLLGTVLNDREKKASNYYYYYGAN, translated from the coding sequence ATGGCACGCAAAAAGAATCAATCTAAGTCGAATAAAGTAAGGCATCTGATTACGAAACTGAATCCGAAATCGCCAGTTTCCGAGCAATATCGCACTGTTCGGACAAATTTGCAGTTTGCGCAAGTCGACGATAATTTACAGTCGATGATTGTCACGTCATCCGGACCCGGAGAGGGAAAATCCATGACAACGGCAAATTTGGCGGTTGTGTATGCACAGCAGGGGAAGAAAATACTATTGATTGATGCCGATCTGCGTAAACCAACCGTTCATTATACCTTCCGTCTTGATAATTTAAGAGGACTCAGCAATATTTTAGTTGGGGAAAATTCCCTCCAGGAAACGGCTAATCGCTCGGATGTAGATAACTTGGATGTGATCTCTTGTGGTCCCATCCCCCCGAATCCGTCTGAGTTATTAGGTTCCCAGAAAATGCAAACTCTATTAAAAGAGGCGACGATGTCCTATGACTTGGTCATATTCGATACGCCCCCCGTGCTCGCGGTAACGGATGCACAAATTCTGGCAGATATGGTGGACGGATCCTTGCTGGTTATTCGAAGTAATTTTACGGAAATAGAAGAAGCGACAAAGGCAAAAGAAGCGCTGGAACCTGCGCATGCCAAATTGCTTGGCACTGTTTTGAATGACCGGGAGAAAAAAGCGTCTAATTATTATTACTACTATGGGGCGAATTAA
- a CDS encoding YveK family protein, whose translation MEETISLKEIVEVIKKRLLLIVAFVLGAALLAAVVSYFILTPTYESSSQFIVNQNQPEEAMEYDLNDSMSNVEIINTYNVIIGSPAILDEVIAELGLTETVPELGDKLNVSSEEDSQVVTVTATDENPETAVEIANTTVEIFQNEIPDIMNVDNVSILSEAELGPDPSPVAPNPVLNIAIAIVLGGMIGVGLAFLLEYLDNTITTEDDIEKQLELTVLGAISHINDSEVRSDHFTFQSDQSKKGRYDGTQKESI comes from the coding sequence ATGGAAGAAACGATTTCCTTGAAGGAGATAGTTGAAGTTATTAAAAAGCGTTTGCTGTTAATTGTTGCATTCGTATTGGGGGCTGCTTTACTGGCGGCGGTTGTCAGTTACTTTATTTTGACGCCGACTTATGAGTCCAGTTCCCAGTTTATTGTGAATCAGAATCAACCGGAAGAGGCAATGGAATATGATTTAAATGATAGCATGTCGAATGTTGAAATTATCAATACATATAATGTTATTATCGGTAGTCCTGCCATTTTAGACGAGGTTATTGCGGAGCTTGGCTTGACGGAGACGGTGCCGGAGCTTGGAGATAAACTTAACGTATCTAGTGAAGAGGATTCGCAGGTTGTAACAGTCACAGCGACCGATGAAAACCCGGAAACAGCTGTAGAAATCGCGAATACAACGGTAGAAATCTTCCAAAATGAGATTCCGGATATTATGAATGTGGATAATGTTAGTATTCTATCAGAGGCTGAGTTAGGTCCGGATCCATCACCGGTTGCGCCGAATCCAGTGCTCAACATTGCGATTGCGATTGTCCTAGGTGGCATGATCGGTGTTGGCTTAGCCTTCTTGCTGGAATACTTGGATAACACGATTACGACAGAGGATGATATTGAAAAGCAGCTTGAATTAACGGTGCTTGGTGCGATTTCGCATATAAATGATTCCGAAGTCCGGAGTGATCATTTTACATTTCAGTCGGATCAATCGAAAAAGGGGAGATATGATGGCACGCAAAAAGAATCAATCTAA
- a CDS encoding C40 family peptidase gives MANKKILMSVTASAAVASAIFAAEEADAASHKVQSGDSLWAIAQQYSTSVSELKSINNLSGDVIFPNQVIETESGSSSSSSSNSGSSSSNSADTYTVKRGDTLSGIAAEHNVSLSNLMDWNNLDTTLIYPGNELKVSSSSGSSSGGSSNDSSDSSSGGSSSGSKTTYTVKSGDTLSGIALEYGVSVANLKKWNNLSSDVIIIGQKLSINGSSGGSGSDSGSSDGGGSSDGGGSSAPGDVDYNVDQLISTAKAQIGVPYVWGGSTPSGFDCSGFIYYAYKQAGMDISRTSAQGYYDRSYDVSNPQVGDLVFFEGTYKAGISHLGIYLGGGDFIQAGTSTGVTISNVNDSYWSSHFEGYKRFY, from the coding sequence ATGGCCAACAAAAAGATACTTATGTCCGTAACGGCAAGTGCAGCAGTTGCATCGGCAATTTTTGCAGCAGAAGAAGCAGATGCAGCGTCACACAAAGTCCAAAGCGGTGACTCACTGTGGGCGATCGCCCAGCAGTACAGCACCAGCGTTTCCGAGTTGAAATCCATCAATAATCTGTCGGGAGACGTCATTTTCCCGAATCAGGTCATTGAAACAGAGAGTGGATCATCGTCATCCTCTTCCTCTAATTCTGGCTCTAGTTCCAGCAATAGTGCAGATACATATACGGTAAAACGTGGTGACACCCTAAGTGGCATCGCAGCTGAGCATAATGTTTCATTATCTAATTTGATGGACTGGAATAACTTGGATACAACGCTGATTTACCCGGGAAATGAACTTAAAGTGAGCAGCAGTTCAGGATCGAGTTCTGGTGGATCATCAAACGATTCATCCGATTCAAGTTCAGGCGGATCATCATCGGGTAGCAAAACGACTTACACCGTAAAATCAGGTGACACCCTATCCGGGATCGCACTAGAATACGGCGTTAGTGTTGCCAACTTGAAAAAATGGAATAACTTAAGCTCAGACGTCATCATCATCGGACAGAAACTGAGCATAAACGGAAGCTCCGGCGGCTCCGGCAGTGACTCCGGTTCCAGCGATGGCGGCGGCAGCAGTGACGGTGGCGGCTCAAGTGCACCAGGAGATGTCGACTACAATGTGGATCAGCTGATTAGCACGGCTAAAGCTCAGATAGGCGTCCCTTATGTATGGGGTGGATCCACACCAAGCGGATTCGACTGCAGCGGCTTCATCTACTACGCATACAAGCAAGCAGGCATGGACATCAGCCGCACAAGCGCCCAAGGATACTATGACAGATCATACGATGTGAGCAACCCACAAGTAGGCGACCTCGTATTCTTTGAGGGCACCTACAAAGCAGGCATTTCTCACTTAGGAATCTACTTGGGCGGCGGCGACTTCATCCAAGCAGGCACATCCACCGGCGTAACCATTTCAAATGTGAATGATTCTTATTGGAGTTCACATTTTGAAGGATATAAGCGGTTTTATTAA